A window of the Butyricimonas faecalis genome harbors these coding sequences:
- a CDS encoding NUMOD3 domain-containing DNA-binding protein has product MNNQVKYDLDNSTREKMRQKKLGANNPNYGKPRTPATKAKIALSQRKSWTQRKTGQNHEKDNAYFGNIEFNSKEEAIDFFEELNRKHGKTIIISESKFEALIDFLLEKCICVDSNVCHS; this is encoded by the coding sequence ATGAATAACCAAGTGAAATACGACTTAGACAATTCGACCCGAGAAAAAATGCGACAAAAAAAATTAGGAGCTAACAATCCAAATTATGGTAAACCACGAACCCCTGCCACAAAAGCAAAGATTGCTTTATCACAGCGCAAAAGTTGGACGCAACGAAAAACTGGCCAGAACCATGAAAAGGATAATGCCTATTTTGGAAATATTGAATTCAATAGCAAAGAGGAAGCAATTGATTTTTTTGAAGAATTGAACCGAAAACATGGTAAAACGATAATCATTTCAGAGAGTAAATTCGAGGCCTTGATTGACTTTTTACTAGAAAAATGCATTTGTGTTGATAGTAATGTATGCCATTCTTAA
- a CDS encoding low molecular weight protein-tyrosine-phosphatase, whose translation MKKRILFVCLGNICRSPSAEAIMKYYVKERGLEEQYYIDSAGISGYHSGDPADRRMQSHAIRRGYDLTSLSRKFYPDADFSDFDMIIGMDDQNIRDLQRMATSEEERNKIHKMTDFCQRFSYRDSVPDPYYGGDSGFELVLDLLEDAVEGLLIYLNGEDYKG comes from the coding sequence ATGAAGAAAAGAATATTGTTTGTTTGCTTGGGTAATATATGCCGTTCTCCGAGTGCAGAGGCGATTATGAAATATTACGTGAAGGAAAGAGGATTAGAAGAACAATATTACATTGATTCGGCTGGTATTAGTGGCTATCATTCCGGTGATCCGGCAGATAGACGGATGCAGAGTCATGCGATAAGAAGAGGTTATGATTTGACCAGTTTGTCTCGAAAGTTTTATCCGGATGCTGATTTTTCTGATTTCGATATGATTATCGGCATGGATGACCAGAATATCCGTGACTTGCAACGTATGGCTACTTCCGAAGAAGAAAGAAATAAAATACACAAGATGACAGATTTCTGTCAGCGTTTCTCTTACCGGGATAGCGTTCCCGACCCTTATTATGGTGGGGATTCCGGGTTTGAGTTGGTGTTGGATTTATTGGAAGATGCTGTGGAAGGGTTACTAATTTATTTAAACGGGGAAGACTATAAAGGTTAA
- a CDS encoding DUF5684 domain-containing protein, which produces MWKVYEKAGRQGWEGIIPIYNLYVMLQIINRPWWWLLIMIFVPIANIIFSIIALKEFLEKFGKGIGFTIATIFFPYITFPILAFGDDQFKNE; this is translated from the coding sequence ATGTGGAAAGTATACGAAAAAGCAGGAAGACAAGGCTGGGAAGGTATTATTCCTATTTATAATCTTTACGTGATGCTTCAAATCATCAATAGACCGTGGTGGTGGCTTTTGATCATGATTTTTGTTCCTATCGCGAATATTATCTTCTCCATTATCGCTTTAAAAGAGTTTTTGGAGAAATTTGGAAAAGGCATTGGATTCACCATCGCAACTATTTTCTTCCCTTATATCACCTTCCCGATACTAGCATTCGGAGATGATCAGTTTAAGAATGAATAA
- the lepB gene encoding signal peptidase I, giving the protein MKKVIKSIFQYVGAILLAIVIAALLRFFIVDFYSIPSDSMYPTIEPGDFIVVNKLYMGARFYKNFDFLDGSHPETVRVSGFASLKRNDVIVFNFPTHTNGRWDMDLGTFYVKRCIALPGDTLSIIKGINHVNGKTGFGNMEEQQRLHHYHGEYAPGIYNAYPFDYWHRWNIQDFGPLYLPAAGTTILIDTLNFSLYRHLIAYETQIPVHVQQRQLYIRDSLVREYTFQKNWYFVAGDQVFNSRDSRYIGPIPEDFIVGKASFVLTSKDPHTKDYVWRRFFKKIK; this is encoded by the coding sequence ATGAAAAAAGTAATCAAATCCATATTCCAGTACGTGGGAGCTATCTTGCTAGCCATCGTGATTGCTGCCCTGTTGCGCTTTTTTATCGTGGACTTTTACAGCATCCCTTCCGACTCGATGTACCCCACCATCGAACCGGGCGATTTTATCGTGGTAAACAAATTGTACATGGGAGCCCGTTTTTACAAAAACTTCGACTTTTTGGACGGCTCACACCCGGAAACCGTACGGGTATCTGGATTTGCTTCATTGAAACGCAATGACGTGATCGTTTTCAATTTCCCCACACACACGAATGGTCGCTGGGACATGGATTTAGGGACATTTTACGTGAAACGATGTATTGCTCTGCCGGGCGACACGCTATCAATCATCAAAGGTATCAATCACGTCAACGGCAAGACGGGGTTCGGAAACATGGAAGAGCAGCAACGCTTACATCATTACCACGGGGAGTACGCCCCGGGAATTTACAACGCTTACCCCTTTGATTATTGGCATCGCTGGAATATTCAGGACTTCGGTCCCCTGTACCTTCCTGCCGCAGGAACCACCATCCTGATCGACACGCTGAATTTCTCGCTCTATCGTCACCTGATCGCCTACGAAACCCAAATTCCCGTACATGTGCAACAGCGCCAGCTCTACATCCGGGATTCCCTAGTTCGGGAATACACGTTTCAAAAAAACTGGTACTTCGTGGCCGGAGACCAAGTCTTCAACTCCCGGGATTCCCGTTATATCGGTCCCATCCCTGAAGACTTTATCGTGGGCAAAGCCTCGTTCGTCCTCACCTCAAAAGATCCGCACACGAAGGACTACGTGTGGCGGAGATTTTTCAAGAAAATAAAATAA
- a CDS encoding efflux RND transporter permease subunit, whose protein sequence is MVKFLLQRPVAVIMSTIAFIVLGIVASFRLPVSLMPEIDIPEITVHYTWDNASINEVENTLTSGLRGQLQQIPKLTEIQSESKEGSGLITMKFEYGTSLDYAFIEVNQKVDACVNNFPKEVQRPTIIKASTSDLPVFYIHINLKEYDSEEKFLEFCEFTDAVLKKRLEQLPDVAMVDISGMYSPELYILPDEAKLRSLKITQDQLKSAIDNNNQVSGSLSVKDGYYLYSISFASQITSPEELENVYLNINGRLLQIKDIAHSGIRPREKRGIFFHEDKQSLCLAVIKQSNARMSAMKEKVTELLDQFREEYPDVEFSVSRDQALLLNYSIDNLVQSLWQGILLAIVTMLFFLKDARSPVIIAISIPVSVVISMLFFQLAGISINTISLSGLILGVGMMVDNSIITIDNINQHRTRGKSLFQACLDGTNEIITPLLSSVLTTCAIFVPLIFMSGIAGALFYDQAMAVAIGLFVSLAVSITIVPVVFHLLFIHAKEGKATRFIQRISFKHLEDYYTSIFHFIFRHKLIVMSACLLILVLGFVLAFQLRLERMPTIDTNEMILRVDWNSSIHMDENELRVKNIIERFGNTCEEISCHAGEKMFFLNREKNQNINEAEFYIRTLHAEELEQVISSIREYIKADYPAAKVDIAKVDNLFEQLFKDNDVPLVAYFSGESRRGGPELDSVNTFIEYLDSIMPTLQLDKPSTSERIVVEILPDRLALYKVNQGALINVLEKNISKMNIGKLNTGSRYVPIVITGEEKTILDIIHSSFVSNSDQLDIPISALTRMERKLDYKSIIGRKEGVVVPLNIYHVGDSTAQIIQRIKKEAGNRSLNTTFDGQYFSGQETLWEMVVVVIVAILMLYFILAAQFESLTLPIILLVEIPLDVAFTLLILWLSGISLNLMSMIGIVVMSGIVINDSILKIDTIIRLQRSGLALEEAIHEGGVRRLKPILMTSLTTIFALVPMLWGNDIGTQLQRPMSITLIAGMTVGTFVSLFIIPLFYYYLERIFISRKK, encoded by the coding sequence ATGGTAAAGTTTTTATTACAACGCCCGGTAGCCGTCATCATGAGCACGATAGCCTTTATCGTACTAGGAATCGTGGCCTCTTTCCGATTGCCCGTGTCGCTCATGCCGGAAATCGATATTCCGGAGATTACCGTACATTATACTTGGGACAACGCTTCGATTAACGAGGTAGAGAATACACTTACCTCCGGGCTACGGGGACAGTTGCAACAGATACCGAAACTGACGGAAATACAATCGGAATCCAAGGAAGGGAGCGGCTTGATCACGATGAAATTCGAGTATGGCACCTCACTGGATTATGCCTTTATCGAGGTGAACCAGAAAGTGGATGCCTGTGTGAATAACTTCCCGAAAGAGGTGCAACGTCCGACGATCATCAAAGCCTCCACTTCCGATCTGCCTGTATTTTACATTCATATCAACCTGAAAGAATATGATTCGGAAGAGAAATTCTTGGAATTCTGTGAATTTACCGATGCCGTACTGAAAAAAAGGCTGGAGCAGTTGCCGGATGTTGCCATGGTAGACATCAGCGGAATGTACTCTCCCGAACTCTATATACTCCCGGATGAAGCCAAGCTGAGAAGCCTGAAAATCACACAGGATCAACTAAAATCAGCCATCGACAATAACAATCAAGTTTCGGGAAGTCTTTCCGTAAAAGACGGGTATTACCTGTACAGCATCAGTTTTGCTTCCCAAATCACCTCCCCGGAAGAGCTGGAAAACGTTTACTTGAACATCAACGGCAGACTTCTGCAAATCAAGGACATTGCCCATTCCGGTATTCGCCCGAGAGAAAAAAGAGGCATATTCTTTCACGAAGACAAGCAATCCCTCTGTTTGGCGGTGATCAAACAATCCAATGCACGGATGTCGGCCATGAAAGAGAAGGTCACGGAACTACTTGACCAATTTCGGGAAGAGTATCCGGACGTGGAGTTTTCCGTCTCCCGAGATCAAGCACTATTACTAAACTACTCGATCGACAATCTTGTACAGAGTCTCTGGCAAGGAATATTACTGGCCATCGTGACCATGCTGTTTTTTCTGAAAGATGCCCGGTCACCTGTAATTATCGCAATCAGTATTCCCGTTTCGGTCGTGATCAGCATGTTATTTTTTCAACTAGCCGGCATCTCGATCAACACGATTTCACTATCGGGGTTAATACTCGGGGTCGGGATGATGGTGGATAATTCCATTATCACCATTGATAATATCAACCAGCACCGGACGAGAGGAAAATCCCTGTTCCAAGCCTGTTTGGACGGAACAAACGAAATCATCACACCCCTCCTTTCTTCGGTACTGACTACCTGTGCTATATTTGTCCCGTTAATTTTCATGAGCGGTATTGCCGGAGCCCTGTTCTACGATCAGGCAATGGCCGTGGCCATTGGATTATTCGTTTCGCTGGCCGTTTCGATCACGATCGTCCCGGTCGTGTTCCACTTGTTATTCATACACGCCAAGGAGGGGAAAGCAACTCGCTTTATCCAACGCATTAGTTTCAAGCACCTTGAAGATTATTACACGAGTATATTTCATTTTATCTTTCGTCACAAGTTGATTGTCATGAGTGCTTGTCTTTTGATTCTCGTGCTCGGTTTCGTGCTGGCATTTCAATTACGTTTGGAGCGTATGCCGACAATCGATACGAATGAAATGATCCTACGGGTAGATTGGAATTCCAGTATCCACATGGACGAAAACGAGCTCCGGGTGAAAAATATTATTGAACGATTTGGTAATACATGTGAAGAAATCAGTTGTCACGCGGGAGAAAAGATGTTTTTCCTTAACCGGGAAAAGAACCAGAACATCAACGAGGCCGAATTTTACATACGTACCCTCCATGCCGAAGAACTGGAACAAGTTATCTCCTCCATCCGGGAATACATCAAGGCGGACTACCCGGCGGCAAAGGTCGATATTGCCAAGGTGGACAACCTGTTCGAACAATTGTTCAAAGACAATGACGTCCCACTAGTCGCGTACTTTAGCGGAGAATCCCGTCGGGGCGGCCCGGAACTGGATAGCGTGAACACGTTCATCGAATACCTTGATTCGATTATGCCGACACTACAACTAGACAAACCTTCAACGTCCGAACGCATCGTGGTTGAAATTCTACCGGACAGGCTAGCCCTGTACAAAGTCAATCAAGGAGCCTTGATTAACGTGCTGGAAAAAAACATCAGTAAAATGAATATCGGGAAATTAAACACGGGTAGCCGATATGTCCCGATCGTTATCACGGGAGAAGAAAAAACTATTCTCGACATTATCCACTCCTCTTTCGTGAGCAATAGCGACCAATTGGATATTCCCATCTCTGCCCTAACCCGTATGGAAAGGAAATTGGATTACAAGAGCATCATCGGACGTAAAGAGGGGGTTGTTGTCCCGCTAAACATCTATCATGTCGGTGATTCCACGGCACAAATCATACAGAGGATTAAAAAAGAAGCCGGTAATCGAAGTTTAAATACCACGTTTGACGGACAATATTTTTCCGGTCAGGAAACCCTTTGGGAAATGGTCGTCGTGGTCATCGTGGCCATTCTCATGCTCTATTTTATTCTTGCCGCACAATTTGAATCGCTGACCCTACCGATAATCCTTCTCGTTGAAATTCCACTGGACGTGGCTTTCACGCTACTTATCCTGTGGTTGTCCGGAATCTCTCTCAACCTGATGTCCATGATCGGAATCGTGGTGATGAGTGGTATCGTGATCAACGACTCGATCTTAAAGATTGACACGATCATACGCCTACAGCGGTCAGGTCTCGCGTTGGAAGAAGCGATTCACGAAGGAGGTGTACGGCGGTTAAAACCCATTCTAATGACCAGCCTGACCACCATTTTCGCCCTCGTTCCCATGTTGTGGGGGAATGACATCGGAACACAACTACAACGCCCCATGTCCATCACGCTGATTGCCGGAATGACGGTCGGGACCTTTGTCAGTTTATTTATCATTCCCTTGTTTTACTACTATTTAGAACGTATTTTTATCTCAAGAAAAAAATGA
- a CDS encoding efflux RND transporter permease subunit, producing MRLSAFSINTIFVVMMLLGISLIPRLSLQLEPSSRSNKLNVSFSWNNANPELLETEVTTKLEGAFARIRGLNEIHSTTGNGYGAIELTLDPKENIDAVKLYLSSIIRSVAPGLPDGVRVSGVSGGEIHDGRIQETERRLLMTYVLTGPGNSKEVGSFAEDRIVPIISTMPGVESMNVTGIVPFEWIMQYDRELFADIGLSANDISNAVSEYYFRKDGGKILTETVPEKKYSYLVFKGNSDDDKTNIMNLPIKVINGKIIYLHHIVALDYQESDPGSYYRINGLNRINLNVYAEKNANMIELAGRVKTEMAQLTEGFPENYSVKLIRDNSTEIKDELSQILNRTGVTILILLLFVYLVSRDFRYLGIITICLLANLSIALVFYYFFKIELHLYTLAGITVSFGIIIDSVIVMTDHYRHFHNLKAFLAVLAATLTTVGALTVIFNMDNTIMRNMWDFSAVIIINLGVSLAVALFFVPALMEKIPLKRQNRKRKIHRQKRIVRFNRRYLRFARFTRKYKKIAIIITLLGFGFPVFLLPSSIDREKRYSAAYNTVFGSETYLTIKPYIDKALGGSLRLFMEGGGDTWLQSRKATESQKTRLTLSMNMPHGATIKQMNEAFEKLENFLSGFETIATFTSDVSSANRGEMVITFQEEHEKDGSPEQVKNELIRFANTIGNGDSEVNGVGRGFSNRTNDEYRSESIKVIGYNYRKVLQYADILKQRLEKNIRVKKLYIGSNRSPKAKAFAVEVDKGKLARNNSNISNLLGNLHSLTYSGISSTRAYINNEYTTIDIRPEKKVEASVWDVRNRPLRGDKSVFRLEDVGDITEEKNFENITKRNQEYEVEVQYDFIGAYRLSEKVKEREMKAMNQMMPVGFRVKEGNDWKNYWQRDIGGIDARILYILLVIGIIYFICAILLESLRQAATVICITPISFIGCFLGGYFFGIGFDEGCLAAFILLSGLSVNAVLYILNDYNIKVREGAPRGIRTYIKAYNAKIIPIFLTIASTLLGFIPFLIGDINPFWKSLAIGTMSGLTFSLPVLIIYLPMTFRSPVASYKLIGCKLQGKKKCWFVGRNLKSKI from the coding sequence ATGCGTTTATCCGCTTTTTCGATTAACACGATATTTGTTGTCATGATGCTTCTGGGTATCAGCTTAATCCCGAGGTTGTCATTACAATTGGAACCGTCATCCAGATCGAATAAGCTGAATGTTTCGTTTTCGTGGAACAATGCGAACCCAGAACTGCTGGAAACAGAAGTCACCACAAAACTGGAAGGTGCGTTTGCTCGAATACGAGGACTAAACGAGATACATTCCACCACGGGAAACGGCTACGGAGCTATCGAATTGACGCTTGACCCAAAAGAAAATATTGATGCCGTGAAATTGTACCTCTCCTCGATCATCCGTTCGGTTGCACCGGGCTTACCGGATGGAGTCCGCGTTTCAGGCGTTAGCGGCGGGGAAATACATGATGGACGGATACAGGAAACGGAACGCAGGTTATTGATGACATACGTGTTGACAGGCCCGGGAAACTCGAAAGAAGTGGGGAGTTTCGCGGAAGACCGGATCGTCCCGATTATTTCCACCATGCCCGGAGTCGAAAGCATGAACGTTACCGGAATCGTCCCGTTTGAATGGATCATGCAATACGACCGGGAATTATTTGCCGATATCGGTCTTTCGGCAAACGATATTTCCAATGCCGTTTCGGAGTACTATTTCCGAAAAGACGGCGGAAAGATTCTCACGGAAACCGTCCCCGAGAAAAAATATTCGTACCTCGTGTTTAAAGGCAATTCCGATGATGACAAAACAAACATCATGAACTTGCCGATCAAGGTGATCAACGGCAAAATCATCTATCTACACCATATCGTCGCACTCGATTACCAAGAAAGTGATCCCGGATCATACTACCGGATTAACGGGCTGAACCGGATAAACCTAAATGTATATGCCGAGAAAAATGCAAACATGATTGAACTTGCCGGACGGGTCAAAACAGAGATGGCACAACTGACGGAAGGTTTTCCTGAAAATTACTCGGTCAAGCTCATCCGGGACAACAGCACCGAAATCAAGGACGAGCTATCGCAAATTCTCAACCGGACAGGGGTGACCATCTTAATCCTACTCCTTTTCGTGTACCTCGTGAGTCGGGATTTCCGTTACCTTGGCATTATCACGATCTGCCTGCTTGCCAATTTGTCGATCGCCCTCGTGTTCTACTATTTTTTCAAAATAGAACTCCATCTTTACACCCTGGCCGGCATCACCGTGTCATTCGGTATCATCATTGACAGCGTGATCGTGATGACCGACCATTACCGCCACTTTCACAACCTGAAAGCCTTTCTAGCCGTACTGGCAGCCACGCTAACAACCGTGGGAGCGTTAACGGTAATTTTCAACATGGATAACACCATCATGAGGAACATGTGGGACTTTTCGGCTGTCATCATCATCAATCTGGGAGTATCCCTTGCCGTGGCTCTCTTTTTCGTGCCGGCACTCATGGAAAAAATTCCGCTAAAACGACAGAATCGTAAACGCAAGATACACCGCCAAAAACGAATTGTCCGTTTCAACAGAAGATATTTGCGTTTTGCCCGTTTCACGAGAAAGTATAAAAAGATTGCCATCATCATCACGCTTCTCGGTTTCGGATTTCCCGTGTTCCTACTCCCGTCGAGCATAGATCGGGAGAAACGGTACAGCGCGGCTTACAATACCGTTTTCGGGAGTGAAACCTATCTCACGATTAAACCTTATATAGATAAAGCCTTGGGGGGATCGCTCCGTCTGTTCATGGAAGGAGGCGGTGATACATGGTTACAAAGCCGAAAGGCCACAGAAAGCCAGAAAACACGATTAACCTTGAGCATGAACATGCCGCATGGCGCCACGATCAAACAAATGAACGAGGCCTTCGAGAAATTGGAAAACTTTCTTTCCGGATTCGAAACGATTGCCACGTTTACCTCCGATGTTTCCTCTGCCAATCGAGGTGAAATGGTGATCACCTTCCAGGAAGAGCACGAGAAAGACGGCTCCCCGGAACAGGTGAAAAACGAGCTGATACGCTTTGCCAACACGATCGGAAACGGGGATTCGGAGGTGAACGGCGTGGGACGCGGATTCTCGAACCGGACAAACGATGAATATCGAAGTGAAAGCATCAAAGTAATCGGTTACAATTATCGCAAGGTTCTGCAATACGCCGATATATTGAAACAACGTCTGGAAAAGAATATCCGGGTCAAGAAACTATACATCGGTAGCAACCGCTCCCCGAAAGCCAAAGCATTCGCCGTGGAGGTTGACAAAGGAAAACTGGCTCGCAATAACTCGAATATCAGTAACCTGCTGGGTAATTTACATTCGCTGACCTATTCCGGGATCTCTTCCACCCGGGCATACATAAATAATGAATACACCACGATTGACATCCGACCGGAGAAAAAAGTGGAGGCCAGCGTGTGGGACGTGAGAAACCGTCCCCTGCGGGGAGACAAATCGGTATTCCGCCTGGAAGACGTGGGAGACATCACGGAAGAAAAGAATTTCGAGAATATCACGAAAAGAAATCAAGAGTATGAAGTCGAAGTGCAATACGATTTTATCGGGGCTTATCGCCTGTCGGAGAAAGTAAAAGAACGAGAAATGAAGGCCATGAACCAGATGATGCCCGTCGGTTTTCGGGTGAAAGAAGGTAACGACTGGAAAAACTACTGGCAGAGAGATATTGGGGGAATTGATGCCCGTATCCTGTATATATTACTGGTCATCGGGATCATCTATTTCATTTGCGCCATTTTGTTGGAATCTTTGCGTCAGGCTGCAACGGTCATCTGTATCACTCCCATCTCGTTTATCGGTTGCTTTCTGGGAGGGTACTTTTTCGGCATCGGTTTTGACGAAGGTTGCCTAGCAGCCTTTATCTTGTTAAGCGGGCTATCGGTGAATGCTGTACTTTACATCTTAAACGATTACAACATCAAGGTCCGGGAAGGCGCTCCCCGGGGAATACGAACCTACATAAAAGCCTATAATGCCAAAATCATCCCCATTTTCCTAACGATTGCCTCTACCCTGTTGGGATTTATCCCCTTCTTGATCGGGGACATCAACCCCTTCTGGAAAAGCCTGGCCATCGGAACGATGAGCGGCCTGACCTTCTCGCTCCCGGTGTTGATCATTTATTTACCGATGACATTCCGTTCGCCCGTGGCGAGTTACAAGTTAATAGGTTGTAAGTTACAGGGTAAAAAAAAGTGTTGGTTTGTGGGGCGAAATTTAAAATCTAAAATCTAA
- a CDS encoding efflux RND transporter periplasmic adaptor subunit: MYYRFILPLTLLLLACNGKEKQKKEDEQYARIEQQDEKTIVKAQVAREDRFNLELVSNGKAEANRKATLNFDVADVVKKVNVKNGDRIRKGDIIAEVDDEKAKQTLEDALLSLKKAVLDLKLSIINEGFKTLDDTIKLTALRKEAMYLQCGYTSSLKAFEKAEKEYTLIKTRAPFDGIIADLEAKPYNQTSVYKSLCTLIDDSKMEVVFNVLETEIGNLHSGMEVEITPYANHKYTLTGKITEVNPRIDENGMVKVKAVTDNQQRILVDGMNVSILIKRQIDHKIIIPKSAVLPRQGKKVVFVYQKGKAMWRYVTTGYENSTEVSVEEGISPGDTVIYDNNLGLSHMNTVVIEN, encoded by the coding sequence ATGTATTATAGATTTATACTACCATTAACCCTCCTCTTATTGGCATGCAACGGGAAAGAGAAACAAAAAAAAGAAGACGAGCAATATGCCAGAATCGAACAGCAGGACGAGAAGACCATCGTGAAAGCACAAGTAGCCCGGGAAGATCGGTTTAACTTGGAATTAGTGAGTAACGGAAAAGCAGAAGCTAATCGAAAAGCAACGCTCAATTTCGATGTGGCAGATGTTGTGAAAAAGGTGAACGTGAAAAACGGAGATCGGATAAGAAAAGGGGATATTATCGCGGAAGTGGATGATGAAAAAGCAAAACAAACGTTGGAAGATGCTCTGTTATCACTAAAAAAAGCCGTTCTTGATTTGAAATTATCTATTATAAACGAAGGATTTAAGACATTGGATGATACGATAAAGTTAACCGCATTGCGCAAAGAAGCCATGTACTTGCAATGCGGTTATACATCTAGTTTAAAAGCTTTCGAAAAAGCGGAAAAAGAGTACACGCTCATAAAAACCAGGGCTCCCTTTGACGGAATCATTGCCGACTTAGAGGCAAAACCCTATAATCAAACCTCTGTCTACAAATCTCTATGCACGCTTATTGACGATTCAAAAATGGAGGTCGTATTTAACGTACTGGAAACCGAAATCGGAAATCTCCATTCGGGCATGGAAGTAGAGATCACCCCTTACGCCAATCACAAATACACGCTGACCGGAAAGATCACGGAAGTAAATCCCCGCATTGACGAGAACGGCATGGTGAAAGTGAAAGCTGTCACAGATAACCAACAAAGGATACTGGTGGACGGAATGAACGTGAGCATATTGATCAAACGCCAGATCGATCACAAGATCATCATCCCCAAATCGGCCGTTCTCCCCCGACAAGGCAAAAAAGTTGTATTTGTATATCAAAAAGGAAAAGCCATGTGGCGATATGTCACCACAGGATACGAGAATAGCACGGAAGTCAGCGTGGAAGAGGGTATTTCCCCCGGTGACACCGTGATTTACGACAATAATCTCGGACTGTCACACATGAACACCGTTGTAATTGAAAATTGA
- a CDS encoding 6-bladed beta-propeller has product MKYIIPFILFLSISSCKSTNKQANEVVNSSKIIPQNNILTLSSIFNSYKLIQLSGITFTSIQKVEFIDSLLIIKGKAADSELHIFNATGEYIQSIIKTGRGSEETLNIQDFIIDYDKRNVDILCDYGRKIITYSLEKRKIINTTEICSEIFSAQNLQKIDSNRYILYKQCGFTNDKEYKINIYNIQKNFLENGFLPINKKSSEYISFSQYNNLYKNNNNFYFYETFIDTIYQCTSQKIEAYWYFDKQKYTFPQKLLYKGYQGLNEFIDICRNNQYIWGHINVFEYKDMFFSLFNYNKALYLNITNKTNKESTSYTKIYDDLVTNEKLELTQLIQIGNNTKYCFFYIEPFELLEIIDTKKQKNTYAEYREKFQNNCHFIEKLNLDSNSILVLLEKK; this is encoded by the coding sequence ATGAAATATATTATACCTTTCATATTATTTTTATCTATTTCAAGTTGTAAATCAACCAATAAACAAGCAAATGAGGTTGTGAATAGTTCAAAAATAATACCACAAAATAACATTTTAACTTTAAGTTCCATTTTCAATAGTTACAAACTTATTCAGTTGTCTGGAATTACCTTTACAAGTATACAAAAGGTTGAATTCATAGATTCATTATTAATTATAAAAGGGAAAGCAGCTGATTCAGAGCTTCATATTTTCAATGCAACAGGGGAATATATCCAATCTATAATAAAGACAGGACGAGGTTCTGAAGAGACTTTAAATATTCAAGATTTTATTATAGATTACGATAAAAGAAATGTTGATATTCTATGTGATTATGGAAGAAAAATTATCACCTATTCTTTAGAGAAAAGAAAAATTATCAATACAACCGAAATCTGCTCCGAAATATTTTCAGCTCAAAATTTACAAAAAATAGATTCTAATAGATATATTTTATATAAACAATGTGGCTTTACAAATGACAAAGAATATAAAATCAATATTTATAATATACAAAAAAACTTTTTGGAAAATGGTTTCTTACCAATAAATAAAAAATCTAGTGAATATATTTCTTTTTCTCAATACAATAACCTATATAAAAACAACAATAACTTTTATTTTTACGAGACTTTCATCGATACTATATACCAATGTACATCCCAAAAAATAGAAGCATATTGGTATTTTGATAAACAAAAATATACTTTCCCTCAAAAATTATTATATAAAGGGTATCAAGGGCTAAATGAATTCATTGATATTTGTAGAAACAATCAATATATATGGGGACATATTAATGTTTTTGAATACAAGGATATGTTCTTTTCTCTCTTTAATTACAACAAAGCACTATATCTTAATATTACAAATAAGACAAATAAAGAATCTACATCTTATACAAAGATATATGATGACCTTGTAACAAATGAAAAATTAGAGTTAACACAATTAATTCAAATAGGAAATAATACTAAATACTGCTTTTTTTATATAGAACCATTCGAATTACTTGAAATCATAGATACCAAAAAACAAAAGAATACTTATGCAGAATATAGAGAAAAATTTCAAAACAATTGTCACTTTATTGAAAAACTGAACTTAGACTCCAATAGTATTTTAGTTTTATTAGAAAAAAAATAA
- a CDS encoding NVEALA domain-containing protein: MKNSIIILASILTLAIIISVGMNFSITTKTTNLSMKNIEALADGESSLTGYQNAKRIYCVVPAGKTGCISQFGRRCSEDIFCTH, from the coding sequence ATGAAAAATAGTATTATTATTTTAGCGTCAATTCTTACACTTGCTATTATTATCAGTGTCGGAATGAATTTTAGCATAACTACTAAAACTACAAATCTTTCAATGAAAAACATTGAAGCATTAGCTGATGGAGAATCCTCTCTCACGGGATATCAAAATGCAAAACGAATCTATTGCGTCGTACCTGCTGGCAAAACAGGATGTATATCACAATTTGGAAGACGATGCAGTGAAGACATATTCTGTACACATTGA